From Amphiura filiformis chromosome 20, Afil_fr2py, whole genome shotgun sequence, a single genomic window includes:
- the LOC140142329 gene encoding uncharacterized protein, translating into MDTDCEIIWVQIQLAGCKNILIGAFYRPPNPADPNILEKLRSSLARINISQGTTVCLGGDFNLGGIDWESNSVPTGVRDVALCELLLDIKNQFNLEQLQKEPTRDGRILDLFFTSNSTLVNSITTLPGVSDHDGIPMIDMQTKPKYNKQKPRKLYQYQKANVSGLKESIQELSQNIASRNDSSVEDDWCDLRDGIFQCMDQNIPTKFTSKRSRTPWINRNITRQLRKKQRAYNHARSTGSEDDWDKFRTIRKETQRASNQSYWKWVRSTCVESPKQFWGFVKRLNKDNVGIQALKKQGQLISDDVGKAEILNEQFESVFTTEKPMDNFTVKNPSTDARHSYISKAESLNS; encoded by the coding sequence ATGGATACCGACTGTGAGATCATCTGGGTCCAAATCCAGCTCGCAGGATGTAAGAACATATTGATTGGTGCTTTTTATAGGCCCCCTAACCCGGCCGACCCCAACATCCTTGAAAAACTTAGATCGTCTCTTGCACGCATCAACATTAGCCAAGGGACCACAGTTTGCCTGGGAGGCGACTTTAATTTAGGCGGCATAGACTGGGAAAGTAACTCAGTCCCGACTGGTGTTAGAGATGTGGCCTTATGTGAGTTACTGCTTGATATAAAGAATCAATTTAACCTGGAGCAATTACAGAAAGAACCTACTAGAGACGGAAGAATACTTGATCTCTTCTTTACGTCCAACTCCACTCTGGTCAACAGTATTACCACCCTACCTGGAGTAAGTGATCACGATGGAATACCAATGATAGACATGCAAACAAAGCCAAAATACAAtaaacaaaaaccaagaaaactaTACCAATACCAAAAAGCCAACGTCAGTGGACTGAAAGAAAGCATACAGGAGCTAAGCCAGAACATAGCCTCTAGGAATGACTCATCAGTTGAGGATGATTGGTGTGATTTACGTGATGGAATTTTCCAATGCATGGACCAAAACATTCCTACCAAATTCACCTCAAAAAGGTCTAGGACTCCCTGGATAAACCGTAACATCACTCGCCAGTTGAGAAAGAAGCAAAGGGCATACAATCACGCCAGATCCACTGGAAGTGAGGATGACTGGGACAAGTTTCGGACCATCAGAAAAGAAACCCAGAGAGCCTCTAACCAATCTTACTGGAAATGGGTGAGATCCACCTGTGTCGAATCCCCAAAACAATTCTGGGGTTTCGTGAAGAGATTGAATAAAGACAATGTTGGAATACAAGCCCTTAAAAAACAGGGCCAGCTCATTTCAGATGATGTTGGCAAAGCAGAGATTCTAAATGAACAATTTGAATCTGTATTTACCACCGAGAAACCAATGGACAATTTCACGGTAAAGAATCCTTCCACCGATGCCAGACATTCATATATCTCAAAAGCGGAGTCATTAAACTCCTAA